A DNA window from Elephas maximus indicus isolate mEleMax1 chromosome 17, mEleMax1 primary haplotype, whole genome shotgun sequence contains the following coding sequences:
- the LOC126061118 gene encoding olfactory receptor 143-like, with amino-acid sequence MAMTNDSSVIEFILLGLTDHPELQLTLFFLLLVNYVVTVVGNLSLINVIYLNSHLHTLMYFFFFNLTFIDFCYSFVFTPKMLMSFISERNIISSVGCMTQVFFFCFFANSECNVLTAMAYDHYVAICKPLLYTVTMSPKVCFLLMSGSYMMGFAGAMAHTGCMTRFIFCDTNIINHYVCDIFHLLQLSCSSYVNELIVSINVVTVVITSSLIIFLSYALILFYILHISSSKCWSKAFSTCGSHIITIGLFFGFGMFTHVKPSSIGFVEQGKFFSVFYTNVVPMLNPFNYSLRNKDVKLALKKTLKRITEHKQKCSFSA; translated from the coding sequence ATGGCTATGACAAATGACTCTTCAGTGATTGAGTTTATCCTTTTGGGATTAACAGATCATCCTGAGCTCCAACtgaccctgttttttctgttgttggtgAACTATGTGGTCACTGTGGTGGGGAATTTAAGCTTAATTAACGTGATTTACCTGAATTCCCACCTTCACACTCTCAtgtactttttcttcttcaatctgaccttcattgatttctgctattCATTTGTCTTTACTCCCAAAATGTTGATGAGCTTTATTTCAGAGAGGAACATTATCTCCTCTGTGGGATGCATGACTCAGgtatttttcttctgcttctttgCCAACTCTGAATGCAATGTGTTGACAGCCATGGCCTATGAtcactatgtggccatctgcaagcccCTGCTGTACACAGTCACCATGTCCCCTAAGGTCTGTTTCCTGTTGATGTCTGGTTCATATATGATGGGATTTGCTGGTGCCATGGCACACACGGGGTGTATGACCAGGTTTATCTTTTGTGACACCAACATCATCAACCATTATGTATGTGACATCTTCCACCTCCTCCAGCTCTCCTGCAGCAGCTATGTCAATGAGCTTATCGTTTCCATCAATGTAGTTACAGTTGTCATAACATCTAGCCTCATTATCTTTCTCTCTTATGCTTTGATtcttttctatattcttcacATATCATCATCTAAGTGTTGGTCCAAAGCCTTCAGCACCTGTGGCTCCCACATAATAACCATTGGTCTATTCTTTGGATTTGGAATGTTCACTCATGTTAAACCATCATCTATTGGGTTTGTGGAACAGGGAAAATTTTTCTCAGTATTTTATACCAATGTGGTACCCATGCTGAATCCCTTTAACTATAGCCTCAGAAACAAGGATGTCAAACTTGCTCTGAAGAAAACTCTGAAGAGAATTACAGAGCACAAGCAGAAGTGCTCCTTTAGTGCCTGA